One window from the genome of Deinococcus sp. NW-56 encodes:
- a CDS encoding SDR family oxidoreductase — protein MTFDLTGKTMLVTGATGGIGKETARELARMGARVFVVGRSAQKTADAAREVGAAGHLVADLSEMAQVRRAAAEFREREGRLDVLVNNAGAFYAERQETREGIEMTWALNHLAAFLLTRELLPLLRESRHGRVVTVSSAAHAQGRIRWDDPEFRRGYRGWAAYSQSKLANVLFARELARREPGLLSNSLHPGLVRSGFAHNNGGLIDVVWGLVDRFGITPEEGAQTSIRLAADPSLLVSGRYFSNERVAKEAPQGRDDEAATRLWALSEEYVGG, from the coding sequence ATGACCTTCGACCTGACGGGGAAAACGATGCTGGTGACGGGCGCGACCGGGGGCATCGGCAAGGAGACGGCGCGGGAGCTGGCGCGGATGGGGGCGCGGGTCTTCGTCGTGGGGCGGAGCGCACAGAAGACGGCGGACGCGGCGCGGGAGGTCGGCGCGGCGGGACACCTCGTGGCGGACCTGTCGGAGATGGCGCAGGTGCGCCGGGCCGCCGCCGAGTTCCGGGAGCGCGAGGGGCGGCTGGACGTGCTGGTGAACAACGCCGGGGCCTTCTACGCCGAGCGCCAGGAAACGCGCGAGGGGATCGAGATGACGTGGGCGCTGAACCACCTCGCCGCCTTCCTGCTGACGCGGGAACTGCTGCCGTTGCTGCGCGAGTCACGGCACGGGCGGGTGGTCACGGTGTCCTCGGCGGCGCACGCGCAGGGGCGGATTCGCTGGGACGACCCGGAGTTCCGGCGCGGGTACCGGGGGTGGGCGGCGTACTCGCAGAGCAAGCTCGCCAACGTGCTGTTCGCCCGCGAACTCGCCCGCCGCGAGCCGGGGCTGCTGAGCAACAGCCTGCATCCGGGGCTGGTCCGCAGCGGCTTCGCGCACAACAACGGGGGCCTGATCGACGTGGTGTGGGGGCTGGTGGACCGCTTCGGCATCACGCCCGAGGAGGGGGCGCAGACGAGCATTCGCCTGGCCGCCGACCCCTCGCTGCTGGTGAGCGGGCGCTATTTCAGCAACGAGCGGGTGGCGAAAGAAGCGCCCCAGGGACGCGACGACGAGGCGGCGACGCGGCTGTGGGCGCTGAGCGAGGAGTACGTGGGGGGGTGA
- the recG gene encoding ATP-dependent DNA helicase RecG has product MATVTELRDKLRRPLAAELATGCADRVVAGGVERLLASPLAGPFPGVREALRGYAELDVGARAEALERALALLDGAEKKAAPRPAARQAPPAAAPGERLPLDAEVTRLDTGPGGARKLTSLGLHTVRDVLHAYPHRHEDRRALPDLAEVEEGQKVTVEGTVIAKNRRKPKPNMLILDVTLETPSGGRVKASWFNQPWVERQLREGARLFLTGRVKRFGRSVQLGVEHLETVEDARESLSTGRIVGVYDSKDGISQEFLRRSAFRALQAAPLDDYLPAHWRRERGLTDLADALWGIHFPRDEAQLERGLHRLRFDEYLFLELRMLLQGEDAVLLGKRFQATSDDIARFESALPFSFTNAQRRVLLEITDDMRSERQMARLVQGDVGSGKTAVAACALYLAVRDGYQGALMAPTEILARQHYANLVGYLGKLDVRVGLLIGAMTPKQKLEMQTRIASGEVDVVVGTQALIQENVRFDNLGLAVVDEEHRFGVMQRRKLLAGRPDVLVMSATPIPRSLALTAYGDLELSVIDELPPGRTPVETKLIQDTHRAQAYGFVMRQIREGRQAFVVTALIEENENLELLAATQLADDLKVMLPEARIDLLHGKMTAAEKEHVMDRFRAREFDVLVSTTVIEVGVDVPNASVMVIENAERFGLAQLHQLRGRVGRGSAKSYCVLIAGEHSKKTRQRLKIIEGSTDGFVIAEADLKLRGPGEIRGTRQSGIPDLRLGDLASDVEIIEQARALAKHILAHDPRLEHPRLGYLRSELQNRSQSVAFREVI; this is encoded by the coding sequence ATGGCGACGGTCACGGAACTGAGGGACAAACTGCGCCGCCCCCTCGCCGCCGAGCTGGCGACGGGGTGCGCGGACCGGGTGGTAGCGGGCGGGGTCGAGCGGCTGCTCGCCTCGCCGCTGGCCGGGCCGTTTCCGGGAGTGCGCGAGGCGCTGCGGGGCTATGCGGAGCTGGACGTGGGCGCCAGGGCCGAGGCACTGGAGCGGGCGCTGGCGCTGTTGGACGGGGCGGAGAAGAAGGCGGCCCCGCGCCCCGCCGCCCGGCAGGCGCCCCCGGCGGCGGCTCCGGGCGAGCGGCTCCCGCTGGACGCCGAGGTCACGCGGCTGGACACCGGGCCGGGGGGTGCCCGCAAGCTGACCTCGCTGGGGCTGCATACCGTGCGGGACGTGCTGCACGCCTACCCTCACCGCCACGAGGACCGCCGGGCGCTGCCGGACCTCGCGGAAGTCGAGGAGGGGCAGAAGGTCACGGTCGAGGGCACGGTGATCGCCAAGAACCGCCGCAAGCCCAAGCCGAACATGCTGATTCTGGACGTGACGCTGGAGACCCCCTCGGGCGGGCGGGTCAAGGCGTCGTGGTTCAACCAGCCGTGGGTGGAGCGGCAGCTCAGGGAAGGAGCGCGGCTGTTCCTGACCGGGCGGGTGAAGCGGTTCGGGCGCAGCGTGCAGCTCGGGGTCGAGCATCTGGAGACGGTAGAGGACGCGCGGGAGAGCCTCAGCACCGGGCGGATCGTGGGGGTCTACGACTCCAAGGACGGCATCTCGCAGGAGTTTCTGCGGCGCTCGGCGTTCCGGGCCTTGCAAGCGGCGCCGCTGGACGACTACCTGCCCGCGCACTGGCGGCGCGAACGCGGGTTAACGGACCTCGCGGACGCCCTGTGGGGCATCCATTTTCCGCGCGACGAGGCGCAACTGGAGCGCGGGCTGCACCGGCTGCGCTTTGACGAGTACCTCTTTCTGGAGCTGCGGATGCTGCTGCAGGGCGAGGACGCCGTGCTGCTGGGCAAGCGGTTTCAGGCGACCTCGGACGATATCGCCCGCTTCGAATCGGCGCTGCCCTTCTCGTTCACGAACGCGCAGCGGCGGGTGCTGCTGGAAATCACCGACGACATGCGTTCGGAGCGGCAGATGGCCCGGCTGGTGCAGGGCGATGTGGGCAGCGGCAAGACGGCGGTGGCGGCGTGTGCCCTCTACCTCGCGGTGCGCGACGGGTACCAGGGGGCGCTGATGGCGCCGACGGAGATTCTGGCGCGGCAGCACTACGCGAATCTGGTCGGATATCTGGGCAAGCTCGACGTGCGGGTGGGCCTGCTGATCGGGGCGATGACCCCGAAGCAGAAGCTGGAGATGCAGACGCGCATCGCGTCGGGCGAGGTGGACGTGGTAGTGGGCACCCAGGCGCTGATTCAGGAGAACGTGCGCTTCGACAACCTGGGCCTCGCGGTGGTGGACGAGGAGCACCGCTTCGGGGTGATGCAGCGGCGCAAGCTGCTGGCGGGCCGCCCCGACGTGCTGGTGATGTCGGCCACGCCGATTCCGCGCAGCCTCGCGCTGACCGCTTACGGTGACCTCGAACTGTCGGTGATCGACGAGCTGCCGCCGGGCCGCACCCCGGTCGAGACGAAGCTGATTCAGGACACGCACCGGGCGCAGGCCTACGGTTTCGTGATGCGGCAGATCCGGGAGGGGCGGCAGGCCTTCGTGGTCACCGCCTTGATCGAGGAGAACGAGAATCTGGAACTGCTGGCGGCCACGCAGCTCGCGGACGACCTCAAGGTCATGCTGCCGGAAGCCCGGATTGACCTGCTGCACGGCAAGATGACGGCGGCCGAGAAGGAACATGTCATGGACCGCTTCCGCGCCCGCGAGTTCGACGTGCTGGTGTCCACGACCGTGATCGAGGTGGGCGTGGACGTGCCCAACGCCAGCGTGATGGTGATCGAGAATGCCGAGCGGTTCGGACTGGCGCAGCTTCACCAGCTCCGGGGACGGGTGGGGCGGGGGAGCGCCAAGAGTTACTGCGTGCTGATCGCGGGCGAGCACTCCAAGAAGACGCGGCAACGGCTCAAGATCATCGAGGGCAGCACGGACGGCTTCGTGATCGCGGAGGCGGACCTCAAGCTGCGCGGCCCCGGCGAGATTCGCGGGACCCGGCAAAGCGGGATTCCCGACCTGCGGCTGGGTGACCTCGCCAGCGACGTGGAGATCATCGAGCAGGCGCGGGCGCTGGCGAAGCACATCCTCGCGCACGATCCGAGGCTGGAGCATCCCCGGTTGGGGTATCTGCGCTCGGAGTTGCAGAACCGCTCGCAGAGCGTGGCGTTCCGCGAGGTGATCTGA
- a CDS encoding class I SAM-dependent methyltransferase — translation MGAYDRLAASYDRLWGRYARRTAREVLSVLPPLGTGTLLDVGCGTGTLLALARDRFPGARLVGAEPSAGMRGVAARTPAGQDVTLLACPAEALTLPDASVDALTCLNVLHYLADPPAALREWRRVLRPGGTLILQDYVPNALPGFVRLVALNDRELVRVYTVPELAALLEAAGFGEVTARPFRIDLFWRGGLARGLRP, via the coding sequence ATGGGAGCCTACGACCGCCTCGCCGCGAGCTACGACCGCCTCTGGGGCCGCTACGCCCGGCGCACCGCCCGCGAGGTGCTGAGCGTGCTGCCACCCCTGGGAACCGGCACCTTGCTCGACGTGGGCTGCGGCACAGGGACCCTGCTCGCCCTGGCCCGCGACCGTTTTCCGGGGGCACGGCTCGTGGGCGCCGAGCCCAGCGCGGGCATGCGCGGAGTGGCGGCACGGACCCCCGCCGGACAGGACGTGACCCTGCTCGCCTGCCCCGCCGAGGCCCTCACGTTGCCGGACGCCTCGGTCGACGCCCTGACCTGCCTGAACGTCCTGCACTACCTCGCCGACCCGCCCGCCGCCCTGCGCGAGTGGCGGCGGGTGCTGCGGCCTGGCGGAACGCTCATCCTGCAGGACTACGTTCCCAACGCCCTGCCCGGCTTCGTCCGCCTCGTCGCACTGAATGACCGCGAACTTGTGCGGGTCTACACGGTGCCGGAACTGGCCGCTCTGCTGGAGGCGGCGGGGTTCGGTGAGGTCACGGCGCGGCCCTTCCGCATCGACCTGTTCTGGCGCGGCGGTCTGGCACGCGGCCTCCGTCCTTGA
- a CDS encoding HAD hydrolase family protein: protein MLGLLCVDVDGTLIGSDNTVREDVWAALADARARGMRVAVCSGRPAFGNALDYARRLDPDGWHVFQNGASVVNVGSGESLSEGLPEEGLALLLGRAEATGRLLEVYTDRDYGFTVPGNLARRHAELLGLTYEVRSPQELTGTRVRAQWVVPHAEGPGVQAEPHPGLDLHPAGSPAMPDTLFVSVTRAGVSKGSAVTRVAEAYGVPLSRAMMVGDGHNDVTAMRVVGHPVAMGNADAEARAAGRWHVGHVDAGGLLEAVELALRL, encoded by the coding sequence ATGCTCGGCCTCCTGTGCGTGGATGTGGACGGAACCCTGATCGGCTCGGACAACACGGTCCGGGAGGACGTGTGGGCGGCTTTGGCCGACGCGCGGGCGCGGGGAATGCGGGTCGCAGTGTGCAGCGGGCGGCCCGCCTTCGGGAACGCGCTGGACTATGCCCGGCGGCTCGACCCGGACGGCTGGCACGTGTTCCAGAACGGGGCGTCGGTGGTCAACGTGGGGAGCGGCGAGAGCCTCAGCGAGGGGTTGCCGGAAGAGGGGCTGGCCCTGCTGCTCGGGCGGGCGGAAGCCACCGGGCGGCTGCTGGAGGTCTACACCGACCGGGACTACGGCTTCACGGTGCCGGGGAACCTCGCGCGGCGGCACGCGGAGTTGCTGGGGCTGACCTACGAGGTGAGATCGCCCCAGGAGCTGACGGGCACACGGGTGCGGGCACAATGGGTGGTGCCGCACGCCGAGGGACCGGGGGTACAGGCCGAGCCGCATCCGGGGCTGGACCTGCACCCGGCGGGCAGCCCGGCGATGCCGGACACGCTGTTTGTGTCGGTCACGCGGGCGGGCGTGAGCAAGGGCAGCGCGGTGACGCGGGTGGCGGAAGCCTACGGGGTGCCGCTCTCGCGGGCGATGATGGTGGGCGACGGGCACAACGACGTGACGGCGATGCGGGTGGTCGGGCATCCGGTGGCGATGGGCAACGCGGACGCGGAGGCGCGGGCCGCCGGGCGCTGGCACGTCGGGCATGTGGACGCGGGGGGGCTGCTGGAGGCGGTGGAACTGGCGCTGCGGCTGTAG
- a CDS encoding PhzF family phenazine biosynthesis protein, giving the protein MIAYCEVSAFTDTPGYGNRAGVVLDADGLTEGQMQALAAFLDVPETVFVTRWGDGTARVRYFTPTQEIDFCGHATVALGLRLAQEGRWAGEALALETLVGRVPLRLERGTAGDCRVWMAQRAPETRRVGREMRRELAAALGIDERMIHRGLPLAAASTGLWSVFVPVIDRLVLDGMEPDLAAIHRLSDALGVSSVYAYAPVGVGRFAARDFAPAVGIPEDPVTGSAGGALFALLAGEGALPVRSGRTCGVVYQGHSLGTPGEVEVEITVEGQRVRDVQVGGCAVLNHEGEWVPGR; this is encoded by the coding sequence ATGATCGCGTACTGCGAGGTAAGTGCCTTTACCGACACGCCGGGCTACGGCAACCGGGCGGGGGTGGTGCTGGACGCGGATGGACTGACCGAAGGGCAGATGCAGGCGCTGGCGGCGTTTCTGGATGTGCCGGAAACCGTGTTCGTGACGCGGTGGGGGGACGGCACCGCGCGGGTGCGGTACTTCACGCCGACGCAGGAGATCGACTTCTGCGGTCACGCGACGGTCGCGCTGGGGCTGCGGCTGGCGCAGGAGGGGCGCTGGGCGGGCGAGGCACTTGCGCTGGAGACGCTGGTGGGGCGGGTGCCGCTGCGACTGGAGCGGGGCACGGCGGGCGACTGCCGGGTCTGGATGGCGCAGCGGGCACCGGAGACGCGCCGGGTGGGGCGGGAGATGCGGCGGGAGTTGGCGGCCGCCCTGGGGATCGACGAGCGGATGATTCACCGGGGGCTGCCCCTGGCGGCGGCGAGCACCGGGCTGTGGAGCGTGTTCGTGCCCGTCATCGACCGGCTGGTGCTGGACGGGATGGAGCCGGACCTGGCCGCTATCCACCGGCTGTCGGACGCGCTGGGGGTGAGCAGCGTGTATGCCTACGCGCCCGTGGGCGTGGGACGCTTCGCGGCGCGGGATTTTGCCCCGGCGGTGGGGATTCCCGAAGACCCGGTGACGGGCAGCGCGGGCGGGGCGCTGTTCGCGCTGCTGGCCGGGGAAGGGGCACTGCCGGTGCGCTCGGGCCGGACCTGTGGGGTGGTGTACCAGGGACACAGCCTGGGCACCCCCGGCGAGGTGGAGGTCGAGATCACGGTCGAGGGCCAGCGGGTGCGGGACGTGCAGGTGGGGGGCTGCGCGGTCCTCAACCACGAGGGGGAGTGGGTGCCGGGGCGCTGA
- the asnS gene encoding asparagine--tRNA ligase produces the protein MTSSIGDLRQHVGETVTLSAWLTDKSGKGKIQFLKLRDGTGFVQATVFKNDVPEEVFEAAKRLTQEQALTLVGEVRADERAPGGVELAVRDLSPISENRDEYPITPKEHGIEFLLDQRHLWLRHRRPWAVVRVRDSVQRAVIDFFHGEGFVRFDAPFFTPNAAEGTTELFEIDLFGEDKAYLSQTGQLHAEAGAMAFGKVYTFGPTFRAEKSKTRRHLLEFWMVEPEVAPSNHAENMALQERLVSFIVRRVLEECSAELALLGRDVAKLAGAAEGNYPRVTYTEALEIIRRHIEDGDLPDNVQEGVQPVEWGDDLGAPHETILGHHFDRPVMVERYPAAIKAFYMQPDPEDDRLALCDDMIAPEGYGEIIGGSERIHDYDLLRSRIEHEGLPLEAFDWYLDLRRYGSVPHAGFGMGLERVIAWITGIDHIREAIPFPRMLTRMTP, from the coding sequence TTGACGAGCAGCATTGGTGACCTGCGGCAGCATGTGGGCGAGACGGTGACTCTCAGCGCCTGGTTGACCGACAAGAGCGGCAAGGGCAAGATCCAGTTTCTGAAGTTGCGCGACGGCACGGGCTTCGTGCAGGCGACCGTGTTCAAGAACGACGTGCCCGAGGAGGTCTTCGAGGCGGCCAAGCGGCTCACCCAGGAGCAGGCCCTCACGCTCGTGGGCGAGGTCCGGGCCGACGAGCGGGCGCCGGGCGGGGTCGAACTCGCGGTGCGGGACCTCTCCCCCATCTCGGAAAACCGGGACGAGTACCCCATCACGCCGAAGGAACACGGGATCGAGTTCCTGCTCGACCAGCGGCACCTGTGGCTGCGGCACCGCCGACCCTGGGCGGTCGTGCGGGTGCGCGACAGCGTGCAGCGGGCGGTGATCGACTTCTTCCACGGGGAGGGGTTCGTGCGCTTCGACGCGCCCTTCTTCACGCCGAACGCCGCCGAGGGCACGACCGAGCTGTTCGAGATCGACCTGTTCGGGGAGGACAAGGCGTACCTCTCCCAGACGGGCCAGCTCCACGCCGAGGCAGGCGCGATGGCGTTCGGTAAGGTCTACACCTTCGGGCCGACCTTCCGCGCGGAGAAGTCCAAGACGCGGCGGCACCTGCTGGAGTTCTGGATGGTGGAGCCGGAGGTCGCGCCCAGCAACCATGCCGAGAACATGGCGCTGCAGGAGCGGCTGGTGAGCTTCATCGTGCGGCGGGTGCTGGAGGAATGCTCGGCGGAACTGGCGCTGCTGGGCCGCGACGTGGCGAAGCTGGCGGGCGCCGCCGAGGGGAACTACCCCCGCGTCACCTACACCGAGGCGCTGGAGATCATCCGGCGGCACATCGAGGACGGTGACCTGCCCGACAACGTGCAGGAAGGCGTGCAGCCCGTGGAGTGGGGTGACGATCTGGGCGCCCCGCACGAGACGATCCTGGGCCACCACTTCGACCGCCCGGTGATGGTCGAGCGGTACCCGGCGGCGATCAAGGCCTTTTACATGCAGCCTGACCCGGAAGACGATCGGCTGGCCCTGTGCGACGACATGATCGCGCCGGAAGGCTACGGCGAGATTATCGGCGGCTCGGAGCGCATCCACGACTACGACCTGCTCCGGAGCCGCATCGAGCACGAGGGGCTGCCGCTGGAGGCCTTCGACTGGTACCTCGACCTGCGGCGCTACGGCTCGGTCCCGCACGCGGGCTTTGGCATGGGGCTGGAACGGGTGATCGCCTGGATCACCGGGATTGACCACATCCGCGAGGCGATTCCCTTTCCGCGCATGCTGACGCGGATGACGCCTTAA
- the tpiA gene encoding triose-phosphate isomerase, with protein sequence MTAAPVGPRTLLALNWKMNKTPTEARAWGRELAGEYRRGTAEVAVMAPAISLYGLKEALPGGVDIGGQDVSAHESGAYTGEISAAMLRDAECTYVIVGHSERREYHGETDADVAAKARQAQAHGLTPIVCVGEGLDVRERGEHVAHTLGQLRGSLEGVDERVVIAYEPVWAIGTGKTATAGDAEEMAAAIRGALRDQYGDLADGLSVLYGGSVKPDNVASICGQPNVNGALVGGASLQVGDVLGMLSALE encoded by the coding sequence ATGACGGCTGCACCTGTGGGGCCGCGCACGCTGCTGGCCCTGAACTGGAAGATGAACAAGACCCCCACCGAGGCCCGCGCCTGGGGCCGCGAGCTGGCCGGGGAGTACCGCCGGGGGACGGCGGAAGTCGCGGTGATGGCCCCGGCGATCAGCCTCTACGGGCTGAAGGAAGCCCTGCCCGGCGGCGTGGACATCGGCGGGCAGGATGTCAGCGCCCACGAGTCCGGGGCGTACACGGGCGAGATCAGCGCGGCGATGCTGCGTGACGCCGAATGCACCTACGTCATCGTGGGCCACTCCGAGCGCCGCGAGTACCACGGCGAGACGGACGCGGACGTGGCGGCCAAGGCGCGGCAGGCGCAGGCCCACGGGCTCACCCCCATCGTCTGCGTGGGCGAGGGCCTCGATGTGCGCGAGCGCGGCGAGCATGTGGCGCACACGCTGGGGCAACTGCGCGGCAGCCTGGAGGGGGTGGACGAGCGCGTCGTGATCGCCTATGAGCCCGTCTGGGCCATCGGCACCGGCAAGACGGCCACCGCCGGGGACGCCGAGGAGATGGCTGCGGCCATCCGGGGCGCCCTGCGTGACCAGTACGGCGACCTCGCGGACGGCCTGAGCGTACTGTACGGCGGCAGCGTCAAGCCGGACAACGTGGCGTCCATCTGCGGGCAACCCAACGTGAATGGGGCGCTCGTCGGCGGCGCGAGCCTCCAGGTGGGGGACGTGCTGGGGATGCTGTCGGCGCTGGAATAA
- the pgk gene encoding phosphoglycerate kinase, producing the protein MQTLDQLNVQGGRVLVRVDYNVPVKDGAVQDRTRVTASLTTLRELLDGGASVVLMSHFGRPKNGPEAKYSLGPVAPVLEEELGRPVRFIASLPGSDETLEAVRQLQPGEVALLENVRFEAGEEKNDPALSERLARLGDAFVLDAFGSAHRAHSSVSGVAALLPHAAGRLLQREVEALSRLTGDAESPYVVIIGGAKVSDKIKVIENLLPKVDRMLIGGGMMFTFIKARGGRIGNSLVEDDQVEYARGLLAEYGEKLMLPTDAVAADRFAADAQTQVVPADQIPDGWMGLDIGPDTQRAYAEALRGAKTVFWNGPMGVFEFGAFAAGTNAVAAAVASLKDQAYTVVGGGDSVSAINRSGRADQIDHISTGGGASLELLEGKALPGVEAMK; encoded by the coding sequence ATGCAGACCCTCGACCAACTGAATGTCCAGGGCGGGCGCGTCCTGGTGCGGGTGGACTACAACGTGCCCGTGAAGGACGGCGCGGTGCAGGACCGCACCCGCGTCACGGCGAGCCTGACCACCCTGCGCGAACTGCTGGACGGCGGCGCGAGCGTCGTGTTGATGAGCCACTTCGGGCGGCCCAAGAACGGGCCGGAAGCGAAGTACAGCCTGGGACCGGTTGCGCCCGTGCTGGAGGAGGAACTGGGGCGGCCGGTGCGCTTTATCGCCAGCCTGCCCGGCAGCGACGAGACGCTGGAGGCAGTGCGGCAACTCCAGCCCGGCGAGGTCGCGCTGCTGGAGAACGTGCGCTTCGAGGCGGGCGAGGAAAAGAACGACCCCGCGCTCAGCGAGCGGCTCGCCCGACTGGGAGACGCCTTCGTGCTCGACGCCTTCGGAAGCGCCCACCGCGCCCACTCGTCGGTGAGCGGGGTGGCGGCGCTTCTCCCCCACGCGGCGGGGCGGCTGCTTCAGCGTGAGGTGGAGGCGCTCTCGCGGCTGACGGGCGACGCCGAATCGCCCTACGTGGTCATCATCGGCGGGGCCAAGGTCAGCGACAAGATCAAGGTGATCGAGAACCTGCTGCCGAAAGTCGACCGAATGCTGATCGGTGGCGGGATGATGTTCACCTTCATCAAGGCGCGGGGCGGGCGGATTGGCAACAGCCTGGTGGAAGACGATCAGGTCGAGTACGCGCGGGGGCTGCTGGCGGAGTACGGCGAGAAGCTGATGCTCCCCACGGACGCTGTAGCTGCCGACAGGTTCGCCGCCGACGCGCAGACCCAGGTGGTCCCCGCCGACCAGATTCCCGACGGCTGGATGGGCCTGGATATCGGCCCGGACACGCAGCGGGCCTACGCCGAGGCGCTCCGGGGCGCGAAGACCGTCTTCTGGAACGGCCCGATGGGCGTGTTCGAGTTTGGGGCGTTCGCGGCGGGGACCAATGCGGTCGCGGCGGCGGTCGCCAGTCTTAAGGATCAGGCTTACACCGTGGTGGGGGGCGGCGACTCGGTCAGCGCGATCAACCGGAGTGGCCGCGCCGATCAGATCGACCACATCAGCACGGGGGGCGGGGCCAGCCTGGAACTGCTCGAAGGCAAGGCGCTCCCCGGCGTGGAGGCGATGAAATGA
- the gap gene encoding type I glyceraldehyde-3-phosphate dehydrogenase, which translates to MKVGINGFGRIGRLVFRILVERGIDVVAINDLTDNKTLATLLKYDSTAGKFGGTVEYDEESLTVNGKKIHALAERDPAGIKWGEMGVDIVIESTGIFTDREGAGKHIAGGAKKVLITAPAKGEDFSIVLGVNEQDYDPQNHHIISNASCTTNSLGAPMKLLDEAFGIEKAIMTTVHSYTNDQRVLDLPHKDLRRARAAAVNIIPTSTGAAKAVSQVYPALKGKFDGTSLRVPTPTGSISDVTVILGRDVTADEVNAVFRQAAEGSHKGIIAYTEDPIVLSDIVGDAHSAIIDGGLTMAMGSLVKFFSWYDNEWGYSNRIADLVELVQEKGA; encoded by the coding sequence ATGAAAGTAGGCATCAACGGCTTCGGCCGCATCGGGCGTCTGGTGTTCCGCATTCTGGTCGAGCGGGGCATTGACGTCGTGGCGATCAACGACCTGACCGACAACAAGACGCTGGCAACCCTGCTGAAGTACGACTCGACCGCCGGGAAGTTTGGCGGCACCGTCGAGTACGACGAGGAGAGCCTGACCGTCAACGGCAAGAAGATTCATGCCCTCGCCGAGCGCGACCCCGCGGGCATCAAGTGGGGCGAGATGGGCGTGGACATCGTGATCGAGTCGACGGGCATCTTCACCGACCGCGAGGGCGCGGGCAAGCACATCGCGGGCGGCGCCAAGAAGGTGCTGATCACCGCCCCCGCCAAGGGCGAGGACTTCTCCATCGTGCTGGGCGTCAACGAGCAGGACTACGACCCGCAGAACCACCACATCATCTCCAACGCGAGCTGCACCACCAACAGCCTCGGCGCCCCCATGAAGCTGCTGGACGAGGCCTTCGGCATCGAGAAGGCGATCATGACCACGGTGCACTCCTACACCAACGACCAGCGCGTGCTGGACCTCCCGCACAAGGACCTGCGCCGCGCCCGCGCCGCCGCCGTGAACATCATCCCGACCTCGACGGGCGCGGCCAAGGCCGTCTCGCAGGTCTACCCCGCGCTGAAGGGCAAGTTCGACGGCACCTCGCTGCGCGTGCCCACCCCCACGGGGTCGATCAGCGACGTGACGGTGATCCTGGGCCGCGACGTGACCGCCGACGAGGTGAACGCGGTGTTCCGTCAGGCCGCCGAGGGCAGCCACAAGGGCATCATCGCCTACACCGAGGACCCCATCGTGCTCTCCGACATCGTGGGCGACGCGCACTCGGCGATCATCGACGGCGGCCTGACGATGGCGATGGGCAGCCTCGTCAAGTTCTTCTCGTGGTACGACAACGAGTGGGGCTACTCCAACCGCATCGCGGACCTGGTGGAACTGGTGCAGGAGAAGGGCGCTTGA
- a CDS encoding YceI family protein: MTRSRGRAGGLLGLTLAGLALAAPRPYTAANGTATFEHRVRIVNVRGTIAGVTAQVQLDPADLAATRGSVTVPLSELKTGIGLRNRHAQGEVALNTARYPNATFVLERLTGGRLLEGQTLNTTASGRLTVKATTRSLNVPVKATLRGGRVEVSTQFKFNPYDFDVRYPGSSDRVTVDVTFTLAATP; this comes from the coding sequence ATGACGCGCTCGCGTGGGAGGGCAGGGGGGCTGCTGGGACTGACATTGGCAGGGCTGGCGCTGGCCGCGCCCCGGCCCTACACGGCGGCGAACGGCACCGCGACCTTCGAGCACCGGGTACGCATCGTCAATGTGCGGGGCACCATCGCGGGCGTGACGGCGCAGGTGCAACTGGACCCGGCCGACCTCGCGGCGACGCGGGGCAGCGTGACGGTGCCGCTGAGCGAGCTGAAGACGGGCATCGGGCTCCGCAACCGGCACGCGCAGGGCGAGGTTGCGCTGAACACGGCGCGGTATCCCAACGCGACTTTCGTGCTGGAGAGGCTGACGGGCGGGCGACTGCTGGAGGGCCAGACCCTGAACACCACGGCCAGCGGGCGCCTGACGGTCAAGGCCACCACCCGGTCTCTGAATGTGCCGGTCAAGGCGACCCTGCGCGGCGGGCGGGTGGAGGTCAGCACCCAGTTCAAGTTCAATCCCTATGACTTCGACGTGCGCTATCCCGGCAGCAGCGACCGCGTGACGGTGGACGTGACCTTTACCCTCGCGGCGACGCCGTAG